A genomic stretch from Sporocytophaga myxococcoides includes:
- a CDS encoding DUF5683 domain-containing protein, whose translation MILKLVRPIVLITVITFINAMGATAQNDTLSQAPVKKSKPKHNYRPGRAALLSTVLPGAGQFYNRRYWKPPIIYAGAAALAYWIRFNSLEYTRFHNAYSSRVGFRISNDPSVKQPGEFKDYSDNELKLTRDSYRRDLEFSIIISTAVYALNIVDAYVDAHLRQFDINEDISLSVHPLLYSYNYSQFAGGIKLNFTIK comes from the coding sequence ATGATATTAAAGCTGGTAAGACCCATTGTATTAATAACGGTTATAACTTTTATTAATGCAATGGGGGCCACAGCCCAGAATGATACCCTTTCTCAGGCACCCGTTAAAAAATCAAAACCCAAACACAATTACCGTCCAGGAAGAGCTGCTTTGCTTTCCACAGTTCTACCCGGAGCAGGACAGTTTTACAACCGCAGATACTGGAAACCTCCTATTATATATGCAGGAGCTGCTGCACTTGCCTATTGGATAAGGTTTAATTCACTTGAGTACACCAGGTTCCATAATGCCTATAGTAGTCGCGTTGGCTTCAGAATCAGTAATGATCCAAGTGTAAAACAGCCAGGTGAATTTAAAGATTACAGTGATAATGAGTTAAAGTTAACAAGAGACTCGTACAGAAGAGATCTTGAGTTTTCGATTATCATCTCTACAGCTGTGTATGCATTAAACATTGTGGATGCATATGTAGATGCTCATCTGAGGCAATTTGACATTAATGAAGATATTTCTTTATCTGTTCATCCGCTTTTATATTCTTATAATTATTCCCAATTTGCAGGAGGAATAAAATTAAACTTTACTATAAAATAA
- the dapB gene encoding 4-hydroxy-tetrahydrodipicolinate reductase, producing MRILLLGYGKMGKTIEQIAISRNHTAPFKIDLENYSSLTSITKDQVDVAIEFTQPESAYNNVKYCIEQGIPVVCGTTGWLEKKKELEELCRKNGSAFFYASNFSVGVNLFFHLNKLLAKIMNPFPEYEVSMEEIHHKQKLDAPSGTAITLAEGIIDATPKINSWVNQPTKEKSLLGITSKRLDAVPGTHTVYYNSPVDTIEITHTAHSREGFAKGAVVAAEWLVGKKGVFGMDDMLKISY from the coding sequence ATGAGAATTTTACTTTTGGGCTATGGCAAAATGGGAAAAACCATTGAGCAAATTGCCATAAGTCGTAACCACACTGCTCCTTTCAAAATCGATCTTGAGAATTACAGTTCGCTTACTTCAATAACTAAAGATCAGGTTGACGTTGCAATAGAATTTACTCAACCGGAAAGTGCATACAACAATGTAAAATACTGTATAGAACAAGGTATACCGGTAGTTTGTGGAACTACAGGCTGGCTTGAAAAGAAAAAAGAGCTGGAAGAGCTTTGCAGAAAAAATGGCAGTGCTTTCTTCTATGCATCCAATTTCAGTGTAGGAGTAAATTTATTCTTCCATCTTAACAAATTGCTTGCAAAAATCATGAATCCCTTTCCTGAATATGAAGTGAGCATGGAAGAAATTCATCACAAACAAAAACTGGATGCACCAAGCGGAACTGCCATTACTTTAGCTGAAGGAATTATTGATGCAACCCCGAAAATCAATAGCTGGGTAAATCAACCTACCAAAGAAAAAAGTCTGTTAGGAATTACATCAAAAAGACTTGATGCTGTACCTGGTACACATACTGTTTATTATAATTCACCCGTTGATACTATTGAAATAACACATACAGCACATTCCCGTGAAGGATTTGCCAAAGGTGCTGTAGTAGCAGCTGAATGGCTGGTAGGTAAAAAAGGTGTCTTTGGCATGGACGATATGCTAAAAATCAGTTACTAA
- the lepB gene encoding signal peptidase I: MNLKFWEKKKEPQKKKSKSREWVDAIVFAVVAATLIRWIFMEAFTIPTPSMEKSLLVGDFLFVSKFHYGARTPKTPLQMPLTHQKIWGTEIPSYVDWIQLPQYRLPGISKVKNNDVVVFNYPPEEEYPTDLKTNYIKRCIAIGGDTITLKKAKVFVNGKPVADPPKTQYRYFMQTPEVFSSKEFRKFGVTEYQPVQNGFYIFTTEEQANIFKGFQGIKSVEPIIRPAGEPEPRIFPHSSKFNWNEDNFGPLWVPAEGATIQLTPENIILYGTTIQNYENLDDVRLEDDKLFIDGKEAKEYTFKQNYYFMMGDNRHNSLDSRYWGFVPADHIVGKALFIWLSLDQNGGIIDKIRWNRFFNIIR; this comes from the coding sequence ATGAATTTAAAATTCTGGGAAAAGAAAAAAGAACCACAAAAAAAGAAATCCAAATCCAGAGAATGGGTAGATGCAATTGTATTTGCAGTTGTAGCAGCCACCCTTATCAGATGGATTTTCATGGAAGCTTTTACTATCCCAACCCCGTCCATGGAAAAATCATTACTAGTAGGAGACTTCCTATTTGTAAGTAAATTTCACTATGGAGCCAGAACCCCTAAAACTCCTTTACAGATGCCGTTGACACATCAGAAAATCTGGGGAACGGAAATACCTTCATATGTTGATTGGATCCAACTTCCTCAATACAGACTGCCAGGTATCAGCAAGGTGAAAAACAATGATGTAGTAGTTTTTAACTATCCACCGGAAGAAGAATATCCAACAGACCTGAAGACCAATTATATAAAAAGGTGTATCGCTATTGGCGGAGATACTATTACTCTCAAAAAAGCAAAAGTTTTTGTTAATGGTAAACCAGTAGCAGATCCTCCTAAAACTCAGTACAGGTATTTCATGCAAACTCCTGAAGTATTTTCTTCAAAAGAATTCAGGAAATTTGGAGTAACGGAATATCAGCCTGTACAAAATGGATTCTATATCTTTACCACTGAAGAACAGGCAAACATATTTAAAGGTTTTCAGGGAATCAAAAGTGTTGAGCCAATTATTAGACCAGCAGGAGAACCCGAACCGAGAATATTTCCTCATTCTTCAAAATTTAACTGGAACGAAGACAACTTCGGACCACTTTGGGTACCTGCAGAAGGTGCAACAATCCAGCTGACTCCTGAAAACATTATTCTCTATGGAACCACAATCCAAAATTATGAGAATCTTGATGATGTAAGACTAGAGGATGACAAGCTGTTTATCGATGGTAAAGAAGCTAAAGAATATACCTTCAAGCAGAATTACTACTTCATGATGGGAGACAACAGACATAACTCTCTGGATTCAAGGTACTGGGGTTTTGTGCCAGCAGATCACATAGTTGGAAAAGCCTTGTTTATCTGGCTTTCACTTGATCAGAACGGCGGCATTATTGATAAAATACGCTGGAACAGATTCTTCAATATTATTAGATAA
- the ung gene encoding uracil-DNA glycosylase: MDVKIESSWKERVYKEFEKPYFQNLVNFLKQERQNHTIYPPGNQIFNAFEWCVFDNVEVVIIGQDPYHGPGQANGLCFSVADHVPLPPSLKNIFKEINRDLGRPMPKSGNLERWAKQGVLLLNATLTVRANTAGSHQKKGWEEFTDEVIRILSAEKEHLVFILWGAYAQKKGSVIDRSKHLVLESAHPSPFSAERGFFGNNHFSKTNEYLREMGKREIDW; this comes from the coding sequence ATGGATGTTAAAATAGAATCTTCCTGGAAGGAGAGGGTTTATAAGGAGTTTGAAAAACCATATTTTCAGAATCTGGTAAACTTTTTAAAGCAGGAAAGGCAAAATCATACAATTTATCCTCCCGGAAATCAGATTTTTAATGCATTTGAATGGTGTGTTTTTGATAATGTAGAAGTTGTAATTATCGGACAAGACCCTTATCATGGGCCTGGACAGGCAAATGGATTGTGTTTTTCGGTTGCAGACCATGTTCCTCTTCCGCCCTCATTAAAAAATATTTTTAAGGAAATTAACAGAGATCTTGGAAGGCCGATGCCAAAATCAGGAAATCTTGAGAGATGGGCAAAACAGGGCGTCTTATTATTAAATGCTACTCTTACAGTTCGCGCTAATACGGCAGGTTCTCATCAGAAAAAAGGCTGGGAAGAGTTCACTGATGAAGTCATCAGGATTTTGTCAGCTGAAAAAGAGCATCTGGTTTTTATACTTTGGGGAGCTTATGCCCAGAAAAAAGGAAGTGTAATTGACCGTTCAAAGCACCTCGTATTGGAATCAGCACACCCTTCACCATTTTCAGCCGAAAGAGGATTCTTTGGGAATAATCATTTTAGCAAAACAAATGAATATTTGAGGGAAATGGGAAAGCGGGAAATTGACTGGTAG
- the apaG gene encoding Co2+/Mg2+ efflux protein ApaG: MVTEITDGLKVSVVTSYQPEYSSPSQSHFVFTYKIRIENFSNYTVQLLKRHWYIYDANGIIREVEGEGVVGQQPIIEPGQAHEYVSGCNLKTELGKMKGSYLMERIVDGKQFKAVIPQFVMVVPYKLN, encoded by the coding sequence ATGGTAACAGAAATCACAGATGGTCTTAAAGTCAGCGTGGTTACTTCTTACCAGCCTGAGTATTCCAGCCCTTCTCAATCTCATTTTGTTTTTACTTATAAAATCAGAATTGAAAATTTCAGCAATTACACCGTGCAATTGCTAAAAAGGCACTGGTATATCTATGATGCAAATGGCATTATCAGAGAAGTAGAGGGTGAAGGCGTTGTTGGGCAACAACCAATCATAGAACCAGGTCAGGCTCATGAATATGTTTCTGGTTGCAACCTCAAAACAGAATTGGGAAAGATGAAAGGTTCTTATCTGATGGAAAGGATTGTAGATGGAAAGCAATTCAAAGCTGTCATTCCACAATTTGTAATGGTTGTACCTTATAAACTAAATTAA
- a CDS encoding O-methyltransferase — protein sequence MKRFFFFIISYIKYFFSSKDEHSIHSPFVFNLYREIIIKKKHYYAFEDLNKIRHNLLSDQTVLKINDLGAGSKVNQSKERLVSDIVKNSGKSTKISELLFRLTNHFHPSILIDLGTSVGLTTLYLSKASQQSIVYSFEGCHDTVEYAKKLFKTAQADNVLTIEGNIDNTLPAQIEKITQIDLAYFDANHTYEATKRYFEWCIKKIHNDTLFIFDDIHWSPGMEKAWKEIIEDNRTVVTIDLFEVGLVFFRREQPKQHFILKL from the coding sequence GTGAAGCGTTTTTTCTTTTTTATAATTAGTTATATAAAATACTTTTTTTCTTCCAAAGACGAACATTCAATTCACAGTCCTTTTGTCTTTAACCTTTACAGGGAAATTATCATAAAGAAAAAGCACTATTATGCTTTTGAAGATCTGAATAAAATCCGACACAATCTATTATCAGACCAAACAGTCCTTAAAATAAATGATCTGGGAGCTGGCTCTAAAGTAAATCAGAGCAAAGAACGGTTGGTCAGTGATATTGTGAAAAATTCAGGCAAAAGCACTAAAATTTCCGAGTTACTTTTCAGGCTAACAAATCATTTTCATCCTTCTATCCTGATAGATCTTGGTACTTCTGTCGGATTAACCACTTTGTATTTATCTAAAGCGTCTCAGCAAAGTATTGTATACTCTTTTGAAGGATGCCATGATACAGTTGAATATGCAAAAAAATTATTCAAAACTGCCCAAGCGGATAATGTTCTTACAATAGAGGGAAACATTGACAACACCTTGCCAGCACAAATAGAAAAAATTACACAAATAGACCTTGCTTATTTTGATGCCAATCACACCTATGAGGCTACCAAAAGGTATTTCGAATGGTGCATCAAAAAAATTCATAACGACACACTTTTCATTTTTGATGACATCCACTGGTCGCCAGGAATGGAAAAAGCCTGGAAGGAAATAATAGAAGATAACAGAACGGTTGTAACTATTGATCTCTTTGAAGTTGGCCTGGTATTCTTCAGAAGAGAGCAACCGAAACAGCACTTTATTCTAAAGTTGTAA
- the kdsA gene encoding 3-deoxy-8-phosphooctulonate synthase — protein sequence MIKSFLPEIKHTDSGNFFLIAGPCVVESRENVFEVAEKVIAITEKLKIPYIFKSSFKKANRTKGGSFMGIGDEKALEILAEVKAKFGVPVVTDIHESQDAAFAARYVDILQIPAFLCRQTDLLVAAANTGKVVNVKKGQFLSGEAMKFAVDKIVDAGNKKVMLTDRGNSFGYTDLVVDYRNIPAMKETGVPVIMDCTHSLQQPNQASGVSGGKPELIETIAKAAIAVGADGLFIETHPNPSIAKSDGANMLKLDYLEDLMVKLVRLRQAL from the coding sequence ATGATCAAATCCTTTTTACCGGAGATCAAACATACTGATTCCGGAAACTTCTTTCTGATTGCTGGTCCTTGTGTGGTAGAAAGCAGAGAAAATGTCTTCGAGGTAGCTGAAAAAGTTATTGCTATTACCGAAAAACTTAAAATACCATATATCTTTAAAAGCTCATTTAAAAAAGCAAATCGAACAAAAGGTGGTTCTTTTATGGGCATAGGGGATGAGAAGGCATTGGAAATTCTGGCTGAGGTAAAAGCTAAATTTGGCGTGCCTGTAGTTACGGATATTCATGAAAGCCAGGATGCTGCTTTTGCTGCACGTTATGTAGACATTCTGCAGATTCCGGCCTTCCTTTGTCGACAAACTGACCTGCTGGTTGCTGCTGCTAATACAGGAAAAGTTGTGAATGTAAAGAAAGGACAGTTCCTTTCCGGAGAAGCTATGAAATTTGCAGTTGACAAAATTGTTGATGCTGGCAATAAAAAGGTTATGCTGACCGACAGAGGTAATTCATTCGGTTATACTGATCTGGTTGTAGATTACAGAAATATTCCTGCGATGAAAGAGACAGGCGTTCCGGTAATTATGGATTGCACACATTCTCTTCAGCAGCCTAATCAGGCTTCAGGAGTTTCAGGAGGAAAGCCAGAGTTGATAGAAACAATAGCAAAAGCAGCTATAGCAGTAGGAGCAGACGGTTTATTTATTGAAACTCATCCGAATCCAAGTATAGCAAAATCCGATGGTGCTAATATGCTTAAGCTGGATTATCTGGAAGATCTTATGGTTAAGCTGGTAAGATTGAGACAAGCGTTGTAG
- a CDS encoding methyltransferase domain-containing protein: MNINKEFWDQRYVSNDTGWDASYITTPIKDYFDQLDDKDKNLRILVPGCGNAHEAEYVFRSGFKNVFVADISAFPLENFKKRVPDFPAEQLLHVDFFLLKDSFDIIIEQTFFCALDPKLRPQYAAKMAELLKKGGRLVGVLFNDPLNNDKPPFGGTKEEYISYFRPYFEIKYFDNCHNSIPPRAGRELFIYLIKK; this comes from the coding sequence ATGAATATAAATAAAGAATTTTGGGATCAAAGGTATGTCTCCAACGACACTGGTTGGGACGCCTCTTATATAACTACTCCGATTAAGGATTATTTTGATCAACTTGACGATAAAGACAAGAATCTCCGCATTTTAGTTCCCGGATGTGGAAACGCACATGAAGCGGAGTATGTTTTCCGTTCCGGGTTTAAAAATGTATTTGTAGCTGATATTTCTGCTTTTCCTCTCGAAAATTTCAAAAAAAGAGTTCCGGATTTTCCAGCTGAACAGCTCTTGCATGTGGATTTTTTTCTTTTAAAAGATTCATTTGATATTATAATCGAGCAAACTTTCTTTTGTGCTCTGGATCCAAAGCTAAGACCTCAATATGCAGCTAAAATGGCAGAGCTACTTAAAAAGGGAGGTAGACTTGTGGGTGTTCTCTTTAATGATCCCTTAAATAATGATAAACCTCCTTTTGGCGGTACGAAAGAGGAATATATTTCTTATTTTCGTCCTTATTTTGAAATAAAATATTTCGACAATTGTCATAATTCAATTCCACCGCGTGCAGGAAGGGAGTTGTTTATTTACCTGATAAAAAAATAA
- a CDS encoding T9SS type A sorting domain-containing protein: protein MKRAILFLLIFIPCWVNGQGFMKYYKEAFYDIGIDQNGNILTTLGYTFLKIDQQGNILTSKPINFRSENEYSFLMDVQSSYNGAYYAGDYPISKLLKLDSDGNTIWEANSYTTLMLEDLQKNLLASNGKRIIKYSPTGKELWTKNYPFTVASINLSDNNEYKIVGQEGDKIVFSKLNELGDTIYTKKYKTSLFAKSQTSDGNLIATGNNGKIFIISEAGDTLGSNVIKKSYISCIEQTKDGFFLASDNNSPANLTKYDLNCRELWSLDIPSSRILSVRALPDQGFIAACTTFVDGNKTILIRGDKNGKIYSNYIKGKISKDINNNCSLDGNEPKNMSGMLVKTEPENLYAITDESGNYSIAVDTGISYKIIPIINSKIGNQSSSCYPFRTVLFNQKQKDSTGNDFFIKQELNPDLKINYSISNRTRCFTGASTITIANYGFADAENVTVSVEAPSFYFIKEANFPFLKSDKFIQFNVGKIETGKIKTIKLIDSISCIAMLNDVANIRSIVSTTTNCIKPKFCKDTVIIRFSVTGSFDPNDKQVFPSLINFEDYFDGNKELNYLIRFQNTGNGEARTVRVVDTLSSSLDIHSIRSIQTSHGSSTKIISSDPLIIEWLFENINLPYQSQSEELSQGFISFSIDLKDGLEDKTIVSNGAAIYFDYNEPVITNRATTLISSEEETETYKESITTGTQKVSSIHSIILFPNPITESSVIRIAPTLNAFKTAVYDSKGIKLLEKDGSGDEVSIHRSDLRPGIYFYQIYTENQEIGKGSFLVK from the coding sequence ATGAAAAGAGCAATACTATTTTTATTGATTTTTATTCCTTGTTGGGTGAATGGGCAAGGGTTTATGAAGTATTATAAAGAGGCTTTCTATGATATTGGAATTGATCAAAACGGTAATATTTTAACAACTTTAGGATATACATTTTTAAAAATAGATCAACAAGGCAATATATTAACTTCAAAACCAATTAATTTTCGATCAGAAAATGAATATTCGTTTTTAATGGATGTTCAATCCTCGTATAATGGTGCATATTACGCCGGAGATTATCCAATAAGTAAATTACTGAAACTGGATTCAGACGGCAATACCATTTGGGAAGCAAATTCTTATACAACTCTCATGCTTGAGGATCTTCAAAAAAATCTCCTTGCTAGTAATGGGAAACGGATTATAAAATATAGTCCTACAGGAAAAGAATTATGGACAAAAAATTATCCATTTACTGTTGCATCCATTAATCTTTCTGACAATAATGAATATAAAATAGTCGGACAGGAAGGTGATAAAATAGTTTTTTCAAAATTAAACGAATTAGGAGATACTATTTATACAAAAAAATATAAGACATCACTTTTTGCTAAATCACAAACTTCAGACGGGAACCTAATTGCCACTGGCAATAATGGAAAAATTTTCATAATCAGTGAAGCCGGAGACACACTTGGATCCAACGTTATCAAAAAATCATACATCTCTTGTATAGAGCAAACAAAAGATGGTTTTTTCCTGGCTTCTGATAATAACTCTCCAGCAAATCTTACCAAATACGATTTAAATTGCAGAGAACTATGGAGTTTAGATATTCCTTCCAGTAGAATCTTATCCGTACGTGCACTTCCTGACCAAGGGTTTATTGCTGCCTGTACCACATTTGTTGATGGCAACAAAACAATATTAATTCGAGGAGATAAAAACGGGAAAATATACTCCAATTATATAAAAGGAAAAATTAGCAAAGACATCAATAACAATTGTTCATTAGATGGCAATGAACCAAAAAACATGTCTGGCATGTTAGTAAAAACCGAACCAGAGAATCTTTATGCCATTACAGACGAATCCGGCAATTATTCCATAGCTGTGGATACTGGTATTTCATACAAAATAATTCCTATAATAAACAGCAAGATCGGGAATCAATCATCATCATGTTATCCTTTCAGGACGGTACTTTTTAATCAGAAACAGAAAGATTCTACTGGTAATGATTTCTTTATTAAACAAGAATTGAATCCGGATCTGAAGATCAATTATTCCATATCCAACAGAACAAGGTGCTTCACCGGGGCATCTACTATCACAATAGCCAATTATGGGTTTGCCGATGCTGAAAATGTAACCGTTTCAGTAGAGGCTCCATCCTTTTATTTCATAAAGGAGGCTAACTTTCCCTTTTTAAAAAGTGATAAGTTTATTCAATTCAATGTCGGAAAAATTGAGACTGGGAAAATCAAAACTATAAAATTAATAGATTCTATCTCTTGCATTGCAATGCTTAATGATGTGGCAAACATAAGATCAATAGTGAGCACAACGACCAATTGCATCAAACCTAAGTTTTGTAAAGATACAGTCATAATCAGATTCTCTGTTACCGGCTCTTTTGATCCTAATGATAAACAAGTCTTTCCTTCATTAATTAACTTTGAAGATTATTTTGACGGAAATAAAGAGCTCAACTATCTTATAAGATTCCAGAATACAGGCAACGGAGAGGCCCGTACCGTCAGGGTTGTTGACACACTTTCATCTTCTTTAGACATTCATTCCATTCGTTCTATACAGACAAGTCATGGCTCTTCAACTAAAATCATCAGTTCTGATCCATTAATTATCGAATGGCTTTTTGAAAACATCAATCTCCCCTATCAAAGCCAAAGTGAAGAACTAAGTCAAGGCTTCATTTCTTTCTCCATCGACCTGAAAGACGGACTAGAAGATAAAACTATCGTATCCAATGGAGCGGCCATTTATTTTGACTACAATGAACCTGTTATCACCAACAGAGCCACCACTCTTATCAGTTCTGAAGAGGAAACTGAAACATATAAAGAATCCATCACAACAGGAACTCAAAAGGTTTCTTCTATTCATTCCATCATTCTGTTCCCCAACCCAATCACAGAATCTTCTGTCATAAGAATTGCTCCTACTTTGAATGCATTCAAAACAGCTGTCTATGATTCAAAAGGAATTAAACTTCTTGAAAAAGATGGCTCTGGTGATGAAGTTTCAATCCACAGAAGTGACTTGAGGCCGGGAATTTATTTCTATCAAATATACACAGAGAATCAGGAAATTGGGAAGGGAAGTTTTCTGGTGAAATAG
- the rpsF gene encoding 30S ribosomal protein S6, with the protein MELNNYETVFILTPVLSEAQMKDTVEKFKQVLKDQGAQIINEENWGLKKLAYPINHKTTGFYTLIEFNAKPTTINTLEIEYKRDERVMRFLTVSLDKHAVAYNNKRRKGEFKKSAEKQEEKA; encoded by the coding sequence ATGGAATTAAATAACTACGAGACGGTATTCATTTTAACTCCCGTTTTGTCTGAAGCTCAGATGAAGGATACCGTAGAAAAATTTAAGCAAGTTCTGAAAGATCAGGGTGCTCAAATCATTAACGAGGAGAACTGGGGTCTGAAAAAGCTAGCTTACCCTATTAACCACAAAACAACAGGTTTCTACACGCTTATCGAATTCAACGCGAAGCCTACTACAATCAACACTTTGGAGATTGAGTACAAACGTGATGAGAGAGTGATGAGATTCTTGACTGTATCTCTTGACAAACACGCTGTTGCTTACAACAACAAGAGAAGAAAAGGTGAATTTAAGAAATCAGCTGAAAAACAGGAGGAAAAAGCATAA
- the rpsR gene encoding 30S ribosomal protein S18 yields MTLVNEPVNRVENRKKYCRFKKLGIKYIDYKDANFLLKFVNEQGKILPRRLTGTSLKFQRKVSQAVKRARHLALLPYVTDSLK; encoded by the coding sequence ATGACACTAGTAAACGAACCCGTAAACAGAGTTGAGAATCGCAAAAAGTACTGCAGATTCAAAAAACTAGGCATCAAATACATTGATTATAAAGATGCTAACTTCCTTCTGAAATTTGTAAACGAACAAGGTAAAATTTTACCAAGAAGGTTAACAGGTACTAGTCTTAAATTTCAAAGAAAAGTTTCTCAGGCGGTAAAAAGAGCAAGACACCTTGCTTTACTACCTTATGTAACTGATTCACTAAAATAA
- the rplI gene encoding 50S ribosomal protein L9 — MEVILKEDIKGLGYKNDLVKVRPGHGRNFLIPKGLAVIASESNKKMLQENLKQAAHKAEKIKKDAIALSEKIGALVLTIPAKVGESGKIFGAVTVLQVSDALKDKGFNVDRKKITFKSEVKEVGEYSAILDLHKEVKHEVKFKVVAG, encoded by the coding sequence ATGGAAGTAATATTAAAAGAAGATATAAAAGGATTAGGTTACAAAAACGACCTTGTAAAGGTTAGACCTGGTCACGGCAGAAATTTCCTTATCCCAAAAGGACTTGCTGTAATTGCTAGCGAAAGCAACAAAAAAATGCTTCAGGAAAACCTGAAACAAGCTGCTCACAAAGCTGAGAAAATTAAAAAAGACGCTATCGCTCTTTCTGAAAAAATCGGTGCTTTGGTTCTTACTATCCCTGCAAAAGTAGGTGAAAGCGGAAAAATCTTCGGAGCTGTTACAGTTCTTCAGGTTTCTGATGCTTTGAAAGACAAAGGTTTCAATGTTGACAGAAAGAAAATCACCTTCAAATCTGAAGTTAAAGAAGTTGGAGAGTATTCTGCAATCCTTGACCTTCACAAAGAAGTAAAACACGAAGTAAAATTCAAAGTTGTTGCTGGTTAA
- a CDS encoding GSCFA domain-containing protein produces the protein MNLRTELTIENQGFTLSHQSTILTAGSCFAEVIGNKLKDAKFQSLVNPFGTIFNPLSLFSLLQNSIDNQYLSQDYFIQQDDIWYNYDFHSDLSAPTKNELWDKIRARINETNSFLKKADLLIITLGTSYIYKLLPDNKAVANCHKKPSSYFSKYLLKSEEIVRAFSEAYPQLRKFNPDLKILLTVSPVRHIKDTITLNSVSKSILRVAVHELTEKFKDVYYFPAYELMMDDLRDYRFYKDDLIHPTSMAENYIWEKFSECYFSEKTRSILLEWSLIQKALNHKAFNPSSAAHQKFLRDTINKLSKFKNLFSVDAEMRALEKHLL, from the coding sequence ATGAATCTAAGAACTGAATTAACAATAGAAAATCAGGGATTCACACTCTCCCATCAATCAACCATACTCACAGCCGGCTCTTGCTTTGCTGAAGTGATCGGAAATAAACTAAAAGACGCTAAATTCCAAAGTCTTGTCAATCCCTTCGGGACCATTTTTAATCCGCTTTCACTTTTTTCATTACTCCAAAACTCAATTGACAATCAATACCTTAGTCAGGATTATTTTATCCAACAAGACGACATATGGTATAACTACGATTTCCATTCTGACCTTTCTGCTCCTACTAAAAACGAACTCTGGGATAAAATAAGAGCCAGAATTAATGAAACGAATAGCTTTCTTAAAAAGGCTGATTTACTCATTATTACCTTAGGCACTTCTTATATATACAAACTATTACCCGACAACAAAGCTGTAGCAAATTGTCATAAGAAACCTTCTTCCTATTTCAGTAAATACCTTCTGAAGTCTGAGGAAATCGTGAGAGCATTTTCTGAAGCCTATCCCCAACTCAGGAAATTCAATCCGGACCTCAAAATTCTTTTAACGGTAAGTCCGGTCAGACATATAAAAGATACCATTACCTTAAATTCTGTAAGCAAGTCCATTTTAAGAGTGGCAGTGCATGAGCTTACAGAAAAATTCAAAGATGTGTATTACTTCCCTGCATATGAACTAATGATGGATGATTTAAGGGATTATCGATTTTATAAAGATGATCTGATTCACCCAACTTCAATGGCTGAAAATTATATCTGGGAAAAATTTTCTGAGTGTTATTTTTCAGAAAAAACAAGAAGCATTCTATTGGAATGGAGCCTGATTCAAAAAGCACTGAACCACAAAGCATTTAATCCTTCTTCTGCTGCTCATCAAAAATTTCTCAGGGATACAATCAACAAACTGAGTAAATTTAAAAACCTTTTTTCAGTAGATGCTGAAATGAGAGCTTTGGAAAAACACCTTTTATGA